The Edwardsiella tarda ATCC 15947 = NBRC 105688 region TCTGGATGCCCCAACTCAACCGAAAGCTGGGCTCGCCTTGGTTCGCTCGCCGGATGACCAGCGCTGGGAAGAGGTAGCCGACCACCGAGGCGAGGTGGTCTGGGACACCGAGAGCCGCCAACCCAGCACGATTCAGGTATTGGGTGAGATCCCTCCGCGCTTTACTACGCAGGCCCCCACATCCCCCTTTGATGTTTGGGCGGGAGAGTCGTGGGTAAAGGATAAGCAGGCCGAGCAACGCGTGCGGTTAGAGCAGGATCAACAGCACAAGGCACACCTGTTGGAGCTGGCTTCGCAGCGTATTCAGTTATTGACGGACAAACTCGAACTGGATGAGACACAAGATAGCACTGCGCTAAGCCAACGCCTGAATGACTGGCGAAGATACCGGTTACAAGTGGATGACATCATCCCGACGGGAGAGGCAATCATCTGGC contains the following coding sequences:
- a CDS encoding tail fiber assembly protein, which gives rise to MEYQLTPSQAEFNKKRLAKTAGWVLLYHANETTREYCGASYDYVMEGVGIPAYSYLDAPTQPKAGLALVRSPDDQRWEEVADHRGEVVWDTESRQPSTIQVLGEIPPRFTTQAPTSPFDVWAGESWVKDKQAEQRVRLEQDQQHKAHLLELASQRIQLLTDKLELDETQDSTALSQRLNDWRRYRLQVDDIIPTGEAIIWPAPPE